A window from Populus trichocarpa isolate Nisqually-1 chromosome 3, P.trichocarpa_v4.1, whole genome shotgun sequence encodes these proteins:
- the LOC7461965 gene encoding transcription factor bHLH47: MSMGSELNETVEDVTENRCFPAGENKGKVPKRIHKSEREKLKREQLNELFLELASALELSQPNNGKASMLCETTRLLKDLHTQIESLKKENVALLSESHYVTVEKNELREESSALEHQIGKLHSELEMRAASQSKPDLNVPPPEFLQPPHFPVDSFRLPAVDAVALQQTSTVFVVPISPDHVQGFPMATSNVSKPHPRYPTAADSWPSQLLREQQIGRKEV, translated from the exons ATGAGCATGGGTTCAGAGCTGAATGAAACAGTTGAGGATGTGACTGAAAATCG GTGCTTTCCTGCTGGGGAGAATAAGGGGAAAGTTCCGAAAAGAATTCACAAGTCTGAGAGGGAGAAACTGAAGCGTGAGCAATTGAATGAGCTCTTTCTTGAGTTAGCCTCTGCTCTTG AATTGAGTCAGCCAAATAATGGGAAGGCTTCTATGTTGTGTGAAACAACTCGTTTATTAAAGGATTTGCATACGCAGATTGAATCCCTCAAGAAGGAAAATGTAGCTCTCTTATCTGAATCTCACTATGTAACTGTTGAGAAAAATGAGCTGAGGGAGGAGAGTTCTGCCTTGGAACATCAAATTGGGAAACTGCACAGTGAACTTGAAATGAGAGCGGCTTCACAATCAAAGCCTGATCTAAATGTGCCTCCTCCTGAATTTCTGCAACCACCACATTTTCCAGTAGACTCTTTCAGGTTGCCTGCTGTAGATGCTGTTGCATTGCAGCAGACATCGACTGTCTTCGTGGTTCCCATCAGTCCTGATCACGTGCAAGGTTTTCCAATGGCTACCTCGAATGTGAGCAAACCACATCCTAGATATCCAACCGCAGCTGATTCTTGGCCGTCTCAGCTTCTTAGGGAGCAGCAAATTGGCAGGAAGGAAGTGTAA